Proteins encoded together in one Chelonoidis abingdonii isolate Lonesome George chromosome 1, CheloAbing_2.0, whole genome shotgun sequence window:
- the FOXM1 gene encoding forkhead box protein M1 isoform X2, whose amino-acid sequence MMRTSPRRPLILKRRKLSLQDGSASNSPARDEPDGESKGVPKQEHSREDKPRDRVECGAQKFPAGIKIINHPTMPNTQVVIIPPDADIQSIIEALTAKGRECGSNGPNKFILISSGGSSRPTGSAATQQTLQSKDETSTATKGARAADCQGGEKNLKQNPNKTVERAVLWPPHVNSIGGQEQEGNSSGDATNSGLNNSLTNIQWLGKMSSDGLGPCTVKQEMEKENQTPVQERIKTEEDSIPATATSSSLWQDSISERPPYSYMAMIQFAINSTEKKRMTLKDIYAWIEDHFPYFRYVAKPGWKNSIRHNLSLHDMFVRETSANGKISFWTIHPDANRYLTLDQVFKPLDAGSPTSPEYSESQQKRHIPELQKNTGGNSSNKTELQNARRKMKPLLPRVSSYLVPIQFPVSQPLILQSSLKVPQAMAQGASLSGSEVIRSSKRVRIAPKGL is encoded by the exons ATGATGAGGACCAGCCCTCGCAGGCCCCTGATTCTCAAGAGACGAAAACTGTCCCTCCAAGATGGCAGTGCGTCCAACTCTCCAGCAAGAGATGAACCGGATGGGGAGAGTAAAGGAGTCCCCAAGCAGGAGCATAGCAGAGAGGACAAACCCAGGGACAGAGTGGAGTGTGGCGCCCAGAAATTCCCAGCAGGAATAAAGATCATTAATCACCCTACCATGCCCAACACCCAGGTGGTGATCATCCCTCCTGATGCTGACATCCAGAGTATCATCGAGGCTCTGACAGCCAAGGGGAGAGAATGTGGCAGCAATGGGCCCAACAAGTTCATTCTTATCAGCAGTGGGGGCAGCTCTCGTCCCACAGGCTCAGCAGCAACTCAGCAGACGCTCCAATCAAAGGATGAGACGAGCACAGCAACAAAGGGGGCCAGAGCAGCAGATTGTCAGGGTGGAGAGAAGAACCTCAAACAAAACCCTAATAAAACTGTGGAAAGGGCAGTCCTGTGGCCTCCACATGTCAATTCCATCGGAGGACAAGAACAGGAAGGAAACA GCAGTGGAGACGCAACAAACAGCGGGTTGAATAACAGTCTGACTAACATCCAATGGCTAGGGAAGATGAGCTCTGATGGGCTGGGCCCCTGTACTGTGAAACAAGAGATGGAGAAGGAGAACCAGACACCCGTGCAGGAGAGGATCAAG ACTGAAGAAGACTCCATTCCTGCCACTgctacctcctcctccttgtgGCAGGACTCGATATCAGAACGGCCCCCCTACTCCTATATGGCCATGATCCAGTTTGCCATCAACAGCACAGAGAAGAAGCGCATGACCCTGAAGGATATCTATGCCTGGATTGAGGACCATTTTCCTTATTTCAGATATGTGGCCAAGCCAGGCTGGAAG AACTCCATTCGACACAATCTATCCCTTCACGATATGTTTGTCCGGGAGACATCTGCTAATGGTAAAATCTCCTTCTGGACCATCCACCCTGATGCCAATCGCTATCTGACGCTGGACCAAGTGTTCAAG CCGCTGGATGCGGGGTCACCAACATCGCCTGAGTACTCTGAATCA CAGCAAAAACGACACATTCCAGAACTCCAGAAGAACACAGGCgggaacagcagcaacaaaactGAGCTACAGAATGCAC GCCGAAAGATGAAGCCTTTGCTTCCTCGCGTCAGCTCCTACCTGGTTCCAATCCAGTTTCCTGTGAGCCAACCTCTCATCCTGCAGTCCTCCCTGAAGGTGCCTCAGGCCATGGCCCAGGGagcctccctcagtggctcagaGGTTATCCGGAGCAGCAAGCGTGTACGCATTGCTCCAAAG GGCCTGTGA
- the FOXM1 gene encoding forkhead box protein M1 isoform X1, with amino-acid sequence MMRTSPRRPLILKRRKLSLQDGSASNSPARDEPDGESKGVPKQEHSREDKPRDRVECGAQKFPAGIKIINHPTMPNTQVVIIPPDADIQSIIEALTAKGRECGSNGPNKFILISSGGSSRPTGSAATQQTLQSKDETSTATKGARAADCQGGEKNLKQNPNKTVERAVLWPPHVNSIGGQEQEGNSSGDATNSGLNNSLTNIQWLGKMSSDGLGPCTVKQEMEKENQTPVQERIKTEEDSIPATATSSSLWQDSISERPPYSYMAMIQFAINSTEKKRMTLKDIYAWIEDHFPYFRYVAKPGWKNSIRHNLSLHDMFVRETSANGKISFWTIHPDANRYLTLDQVFKPLDAGSPTSPEYSESQQKRHIPELQKNTGGNSSNKTELQNARRKMKPLLPRVSSYLVPIQFPVSQPLILQSSLKVPQAMAQGASLSGSEVIRSSKRVRIAPKVLPSTEEPSSFLPTGPVKEKSHCDERPPPFAPSQPVKENNSQPGEALASFPAALCIKEEKEDSYPDKWLPSFPPVLSIKEEPVQSDEETGLLLPVPCVKREKHFTVLKSPPRGVSDTVIIKRRKMGRSRRKQHLVLPCSEEPVLVLPESCGSDSFRLASDLPFLQESQSLELSCSQEEGGPFKTPVKEMFCKLPVSSTPSKVPTATPPMGSPDSWRLAPIAKESSELDFSPVRTPQVPFTSLQENLDLLGFNSTPLKNSFDSPRQLLQTESNDMVSGPLTSSPASNPESTKQSSPKLPASGQTENQSLMEGLVLDTMNNSLSKILLDISFSGLEDDILGPEMSWSQFIPELR; translated from the exons ATGATGAGGACCAGCCCTCGCAGGCCCCTGATTCTCAAGAGACGAAAACTGTCCCTCCAAGATGGCAGTGCGTCCAACTCTCCAGCAAGAGATGAACCGGATGGGGAGAGTAAAGGAGTCCCCAAGCAGGAGCATAGCAGAGAGGACAAACCCAGGGACAGAGTGGAGTGTGGCGCCCAGAAATTCCCAGCAGGAATAAAGATCATTAATCACCCTACCATGCCCAACACCCAGGTGGTGATCATCCCTCCTGATGCTGACATCCAGAGTATCATCGAGGCTCTGACAGCCAAGGGGAGAGAATGTGGCAGCAATGGGCCCAACAAGTTCATTCTTATCAGCAGTGGGGGCAGCTCTCGTCCCACAGGCTCAGCAGCAACTCAGCAGACGCTCCAATCAAAGGATGAGACGAGCACAGCAACAAAGGGGGCCAGAGCAGCAGATTGTCAGGGTGGAGAGAAGAACCTCAAACAAAACCCTAATAAAACTGTGGAAAGGGCAGTCCTGTGGCCTCCACATGTCAATTCCATCGGAGGACAAGAACAGGAAGGAAACA GCAGTGGAGACGCAACAAACAGCGGGTTGAATAACAGTCTGACTAACATCCAATGGCTAGGGAAGATGAGCTCTGATGGGCTGGGCCCCTGTACTGTGAAACAAGAGATGGAGAAGGAGAACCAGACACCCGTGCAGGAGAGGATCAAG ACTGAAGAAGACTCCATTCCTGCCACTgctacctcctcctccttgtgGCAGGACTCGATATCAGAACGGCCCCCCTACTCCTATATGGCCATGATCCAGTTTGCCATCAACAGCACAGAGAAGAAGCGCATGACCCTGAAGGATATCTATGCCTGGATTGAGGACCATTTTCCTTATTTCAGATATGTGGCCAAGCCAGGCTGGAAG AACTCCATTCGACACAATCTATCCCTTCACGATATGTTTGTCCGGGAGACATCTGCTAATGGTAAAATCTCCTTCTGGACCATCCACCCTGATGCCAATCGCTATCTGACGCTGGACCAAGTGTTCAAG CCGCTGGATGCGGGGTCACCAACATCGCCTGAGTACTCTGAATCA CAGCAAAAACGACACATTCCAGAACTCCAGAAGAACACAGGCgggaacagcagcaacaaaactGAGCTACAGAATGCAC GCCGAAAGATGAAGCCTTTGCTTCCTCGCGTCAGCTCCTACCTGGTTCCAATCCAGTTTCCTGTGAGCCAACCTCTCATCCTGCAGTCCTCCCTGAAGGTGCCTCAGGCCATGGCCCAGGGagcctccctcagtggctcagaGGTTATCCGGAGCAGCAAGCGTGTACGCATTGCTCCAAAG GTGTTGCCGTCCACTGAAGAGCCATCCTCATTCTTGCCCACAGGGCCTGTGAAGGAGAAGAGTCACTGTGATGAAAGGCCGCCCCCATTTGCCCCAAGCCAACCTGTAAAGGAGAACAACTCCCAGCCTGGTGAAGCGCTAgcctctttccctgcagccctgtgtataaaggaggagaaggaggactCCTATCCTGACAAATGGctgccctctttccccccagTCTTGTCTATAAAAGAGGAACCAGTGCAGTCGGATGAAGAGACAGGCCTGTTGCTCCCAGTACCATGTGTGAAGCGAGAGAAACACTTTACCGTGCTGAAGTCCCCGCCCCGGGGTGTATCTGACACGGTGATTATAAAGAGGCGGAAGATGGGCAGGTCCAGAAGGAAACAGCACCTAGTGCTGCCTTGCTCAGAAGAGCCAGTCCTGGTTCTGCCAGAGAGCTGTGGTTCTGACTCCTTCAGGCTAGCGTCAGACCTTCCTTTCCTGCAGGAAAGCCAGTCTCTGGagctcagctgctcccaggaggagGGTGGCCCCTTTAAAACACCAGTCAAGGAGATGTTCTGCAAGCTGCCAGTTTCCTCCACCCCTAGCAAAGTCCCAACTGCTACTCCACCAATGGGGAGCCCTGACTCCTGGAGACTTGCACCCATTGCTAAAGAAAGCAGTGAGCTGGACTTCAGCCCTGTGAGAACCCCTCAGGTGCCATTCACATCCCTCCAGGAAAACTTGGACTTGCTGGGCTTCAACAGCACTCCCCTTAAAAACTCGTTTGACTCCCCTCGACAGCTTCTCCAAACAGAGTCCAATGACATGGTTTCCGGGCCCCTTACAAGCTCTCCTGCTTCCAATCCTGAATCCACCAAGCAATCATCCCCAAAATTACCAGCCTCTGGACAGACTGAGAATCAGTCTCTCATGGAGGGCCTGGTCCTGGACACCATGAACAACAGCCTGAGCAAAATCCTGCTGGATATCAGCTTTTCTGGCCTAGAGGATGACATCTTGGGGCCAGAGATGAGCTGGTCTCAGTTTATTCCTGAACTGAGATAG